A DNA window from Candidatus Firestonebacteria bacterium RIFOXYD2_FULL_39_29 contains the following coding sequences:
- a CDS encoding DNA-directed RNA polymerase subunit beta', protein MEAEVEKRLDFNSILVKLASPETIRKWSHGEVKKPETINYRTFRPEKDGLFDEKIFGPTKDWECYCGKYKRIKYREIVCDRCGVQVTSSKVRRERMGHIELASPVTHIWFLKSIPSRIGILLDMPTKELERVIYYESYVVIDPMTTDLPKKQLLSEEDLQKCKSKYGSAAFKYKIGAEAVRELLKEIDLDTLSKQLKDDIKGTDSVNKKKDFIKRLRIVENFRKSANRPDWMVLDALPVIPPDLRPLVPLDGSRFASSDLNDLYRRVINRNNRLKRLMEAKAPDIIINNEKRMLQEGVDALFDNGRRGTPVKGSRNKPLKSLSDMLKGKQGRFRQNLLGKRVDYSGRSVIVVGPELKLYQAGIPKKMLLELFKPFIIKKLEDKGYVHTVKSARKMVESVKPEVWEILEEVIKDHPIMLNRAPTLHRQGIQGFEAIPIEGSAIRVHPLVCTAFNADFDGDQMAVHVPLSPEAITECRTLVLSSNNVFATSSGAPLASPAREIVAGIAYMTKLKTAAKGEGKIFASFQEAILSYDMKQVDLHAVIVVPKADFDKDSVKETRDKKESDRKLNIYRLSQSKLGIKEEAKEIPSDLLVTSIGRIILYRCLPKGFAFLNKELAKRELSDLVTDCFKQYGNAETVSLLDRLKDLGFEYATKSGFTICIDDMVVPTEKKEIIAHAKHEVEKITNQYRKGIITDIERYNKVIDIWMHATDKVSQNMRDGMKKDREGFNPIYIMVESGSRGNIMQVRQLAAMRGLMARPQQKITGGKGEIIEQPITSNFREGLSVLEYFISTHGGRKGLADTALKTSDAGYLTRRLVDVAQDVIINEEDCKTIRGITIGAIKEGMEIMEPLKDRIVGRVALDNVVDLLTAEPLVKAGEVIDEEKAEKIEQSGIEKIRIRSVLTCETKRGVCAKCYGWSLGCMRMVEIGEATGIIAAQSIGEPGTQLTLRTFHIGGTASKIAEQSAIVTKNGGRVEYLNLKIVETKAKEYLVLNRQGEIVVINEADKSREVYEIPFGSTISVKDGDTAKKGQKIATWDPYNTPIFSAVDGKIEYVDVEEGVTVKEELDNATKLLTRVVIPHKEEKKQPYIRIVGRKGEELAKYALPVGAHILVSDSEEVNGGMIIAKMPREIGKSGDITGGLPRVSELFEARKPKDHATITEIDGVVKIGDIEKRMRKIIVKHELGDEKEYLVPQGKHILISEGERVLAGDALTVGSINPHDILRVKGESATQEYLLEKIQEVYRLQGVKVNDKHIETIVRQMLRRVRIEEPNDTEFLVGQEIDRNIFKEENEKILKKKGKPATAKPILLGITKASLSTESFFAAASFQETTRVLTEAATSGKVDTLQGLKENIIIGRLIPAGTGSLIYRKIKLEEEAVKSASNTEEKPLS, encoded by the coding sequence ATTGAAGCAGAAGTTGAAAAGAGGCTGGATTTTAATTCTATCTTGGTTAAACTGGCTTCTCCTGAAACAATAAGAAAATGGTCGCATGGTGAGGTGAAAAAACCTGAGACCATTAATTACAGGACTTTCAGGCCTGAAAAAGACGGACTCTTTGATGAAAAGATTTTTGGTCCGACGAAGGACTGGGAATGCTATTGCGGTAAATATAAAAGAATAAAGTATCGCGAGATTGTATGCGACAGATGCGGAGTTCAAGTAACCTCTTCTAAGGTCAGACGTGAACGTATGGGACATATTGAGCTTGCAAGTCCTGTTACACATATCTGGTTTCTGAAATCCATCCCCTCTCGAATTGGAATATTGCTTGATATGCCGACTAAAGAGCTGGAAAGAGTAATTTATTATGAAAGCTATGTGGTTATTGATCCAATGACTACTGATTTACCTAAGAAACAATTGCTTTCTGAAGAGGATCTTCAAAAGTGCAAATCAAAATATGGTTCAGCTGCATTTAAATATAAAATTGGAGCTGAAGCAGTCAGAGAACTTCTCAAAGAAATTGACCTTGATACGCTTTCTAAGCAATTGAAAGATGATATTAAAGGTACTGATTCAGTTAATAAAAAGAAAGATTTTATTAAACGCCTTCGTATTGTTGAAAATTTTAGAAAGTCTGCAAATCGTCCCGATTGGATGGTTTTGGATGCGCTTCCGGTAATTCCTCCGGATCTAAGGCCTTTGGTTCCGCTTGATGGAAGTCGTTTTGCATCCTCAGATTTAAATGATCTTTACAGAAGAGTCATTAATAGAAATAATAGATTAAAAAGGTTGATGGAAGCTAAAGCTCCGGATATTATAATTAATAATGAAAAAAGAATGCTGCAAGAAGGTGTAGATGCTCTTTTTGATAATGGTAGACGCGGAACACCCGTAAAAGGAAGCCGTAATAAGCCATTAAAATCGCTCTCTGATATGCTGAAGGGTAAACAGGGGCGCTTTAGACAAAATTTACTTGGGAAGCGTGTTGATTATTCGGGACGTTCCGTTATTGTTGTTGGTCCTGAACTCAAACTTTATCAGGCAGGTATTCCTAAAAAAATGTTACTTGAACTCTTCAAGCCTTTTATAATTAAAAAACTTGAAGACAAGGGTTATGTTCATACGGTAAAAAGTGCTCGTAAGATGGTTGAAAGTGTTAAACCTGAAGTTTGGGAAATTTTGGAAGAAGTTATAAAAGATCATCCAATAATGCTTAACCGTGCTCCGACCCTTCACAGACAGGGTATTCAGGGTTTTGAGGCAATACCTATTGAAGGTTCTGCTATCAGAGTTCATCCGCTTGTTTGTACAGCATTTAATGCGGACTTTGATGGAGATCAAATGGCAGTGCATGTACCGCTTTCTCCTGAAGCCATTACCGAATGCAGGACTCTCGTTCTTTCTTCTAATAACGTTTTTGCGACTTCCAGCGGAGCTCCTCTTGCATCGCCTGCTAGAGAAATAGTTGCGGGTATTGCGTATATGACGAAGCTTAAGACAGCTGCTAAAGGCGAAGGTAAGATATTCGCCAGTTTTCAGGAGGCGATACTGTCTTACGATATGAAACAAGTGGATTTACATGCCGTAATTGTTGTTCCTAAAGCGGATTTCGATAAGGATTCTGTAAAGGAGACTCGTGATAAAAAGGAATCGGATAGAAAATTAAATATCTACAGACTGTCACAATCAAAGCTTGGGATAAAAGAAGAGGCAAAAGAAATTCCGTCTGATTTGCTTGTAACGTCAATCGGCAGAATAATTCTTTATAGATGTTTGCCTAAAGGATTTGCATTTTTAAACAAAGAGCTTGCAAAAAGAGAGCTTTCAGATCTGGTTACGGATTGTTTTAAACAATATGGTAATGCTGAAACTGTATCATTATTGGACAGACTGAAAGATCTTGGTTTTGAATATGCTACAAAGTCAGGTTTTACCATTTGCATTGATGATATGGTAGTTCCTACGGAAAAGAAAGAGATTATTGCTCATGCGAAACATGAAGTTGAAAAAATTACGAATCAATACAGAAAGGGTATTATTACGGATATTGAAAGATATAACAAAGTAATTGATATCTGGATGCATGCAACAGATAAAGTTTCTCAAAATATGCGTGATGGTATGAAAAAAGACAGAGAAGGCTTTAATCCGATATATATAATGGTTGAATCCGGTTCTCGCGGTAATATAATGCAGGTCAGACAGTTGGCAGCCATGAGAGGTTTGATGGCCAGACCGCAGCAAAAGATTACGGGAGGAAAAGGCGAAATTATTGAGCAGCCTATTACTTCTAACTTCAGGGAAGGTCTAAGCGTTCTTGAGTACTTTATTTCTACTCACGGCGGACGTAAAGGTCTTGCTGATACTGCCTTGAAGACTTCGGATGCAGGTTATTTGACCAGACGTCTTGTTGATGTCGCTCAGGATGTTATAATAAATGAAGAGGACTGTAAAACTATCAGGGGCATAACTATCGGAGCCATTAAAGAAGGCATGGAAATCATGGAACCTTTAAAAGACAGGATTGTCGGGCGTGTTGCTCTTGATAATGTTGTTGATCTTTTAACTGCGGAACCCCTTGTAAAAGCGGGTGAAGTTATTGATGAGGAAAAAGCGGAGAAAATCGAGCAATCAGGTATTGAAAAAATAAGAATTAGATCTGTTTTAACCTGCGAGACGAAACGCGGTGTTTGTGCGAAATGCTACGGTTGGAGTCTGGGATGTATGCGTATGGTTGAAATTGGTGAAGCTACCGGTATTATTGCTGCGCAATCTATCGGTGAACCGGGAACACAACTTACGCTTCGTACATTCCATATCGGAGGTACTGCCAGTAAAATTGCCGAACAATCTGCTATTGTTACGAAAAATGGCGGGAGAGTAGAGTATTTGAATCTTAAGATAGTTGAAACAAAAGCGAAAGAATATTTGGTTCTTAACAGACAGGGTGAAATTGTAGTAATTAATGAGGCTGATAAATCAAGAGAGGTTTACGAAATACCTTTTGGTTCTACAATTTCTGTAAAAGACGGAGATACTGCAAAAAAGGGTCAGAAGATAGCTACATGGGATCCTTATAATACTCCAATATTTTCTGCTGTGGATGGAAAGATTGAATATGTAGATGTGGAAGAAGGAGTAACTGTTAAAGAAGAGCTTGATAATGCGACGAAGCTTTTAACTCGTGTTGTTATTCCTCATAAAGAAGAGAAAAAACAACCGTATATTCGCATAGTTGGAAGAAAAGGCGAAGAACTTGCAAAGTATGCTCTTCCTGTGGGTGCTCACATTCTCGTTTCTGATTCTGAAGAAGTTAATGGAGGTATGATTATAGCGAAGATGCCGAGAGAAATTGGCAAGTCAGGAGATATAACCGGCGGTCTTCCCCGGGTTTCTGAATTATTCGAAGCAAGAAAACCGAAAGATCATGCTACAATTACAGAAATTGATGGAGTGGTGAAGATAGGTGATATTGAGAAGAGGATGAGAAAGATCATAGTAAAACATGAACTTGGTGATGAGAAAGAATATCTTGTTCCTCAAGGTAAGCATATTTTGATTAGCGAAGGTGAAAGAGTATTAGCGGGGGATGCTCTTACGGTTGGGTCCATTAATCCTCACGATATTCTAAGAGTTAAAGGAGAAAGCGCTACTCAAGAATATCTTCTTGAAAAGATACAAGAGGTCTATCGTTTGCAAGGGGTAAAAGTAAATGATAAACATATAGAGACTATTGTTAGGCAAATGCTTAGAAGAGTCAGGATTGAAGAACCTAATGATACGGAGTTTTTAGTAGGGCAGGAAATTGACAGGAATATCTTTAAGGAAGAAAATGAAAAAATTCTTAAGAAAAAAGGTAAGCCTGCTACTGCAAAACCAATTTTACTTGGTATTACCAAAGCATCTCTTTCTACAG